A window of Saccharomyces paradoxus chromosome XI, complete sequence contains these coding sequences:
- the PRS1 gene encoding ribose phosphate diphosphokinase subunit PRS1 (5-phospho-ribosyl-1(alpha)-pyrophosphate synthetase~similar to YKL181W): MRKCKIFVGNSHPELGNMVCQRLGIEPAPCTLKKFANGETSVQIGVSVRDEDVYVIQSGSPSINDDIMELLILVSACRGGSARKITAVIPQFPYSKQCKMKKHRGAITARMLANLLVMAGADHVVSMDLHASQMQGFFTKPVDNLYGGPSLAKWIRENVEDYEDAVVVSKNPGGTKRVTALADSLKINFAMIHTDRRRSKDLYSQNKDLQQLKLRKQSMLRKNRPIVRQGDHPNEEENIILSNGIQTARIRNGHVIGDDEADDDEDAILESDSELHSIDGLDSHGLGGTYDAVDSEDEEEIPVLYREQLITLVGNVRGRSAIILDDMIDRPGSFISAAEHLVQNCGAKKVYVVATHGIFTGDCLEELEKSDAIDTIVVTNTYPISGERLAGSKKLVTIDVSPIFAECIRRDHYGESISVLFDSLAAL, encoded by the coding sequence atgcGTAAgtgtaaaatttttgttggtAACTCTCACCCAGAGTTAGGTAATATGGTCTGCCAAAGATTGGGTATCGAACCAGCTCCATGtacattaaaaaaatttgcaaatGGCGAAACATCAGTTCAAATTGGTGTATCTGTTCGTGACGAGGATGTTTATGTCATCCAGTCTGGTTCTCCATCCATCAATGATGACATCATGGAACTGTTGATTTTAGTCTCTGCCTGCAGGGGCGGATCTGCAAGGAAAATTACAGCAGTCATTCCTCAATTTCCCTACTCTAAACAGTGTAAAATGAAGAAGCATAGAGGTGCTATTACTGCAAGGATGTTGGCCAATCTATTGGTGATGGCTGGTGCTGATCATGTTGTATCCATGGACCTTCATGCTTCTCAGATGCAGGGTTTTTTTACCAAACCAGTTGATAACCTATATGGGGGCCCAAGTTTAGCGAAATGGATTAGagaaaatgttgaagaCTATGAAGATGCAGTAGTTGTTTCTAAGAATCCAGGTGGTACTAAAAGAGTTACAGCCCTTGCAGATTCTTTGAAGATCAACTTTGCTATGATCCATACCGATCGTCGTCGTTCTAAGGATCTGTATTCTCAAAACAAGGATTTGCAACAATTAAAGTTGAGAAAGCAATCAATGCTGAGGAAAAATAGACCGATCGTTAGACAAGGTGATCATCCAAACGAGGAGGAAAACATTATTTTAAGTAACGGTATTCAAACTGCTAGAATCCGTAACGGTCACGTTATTGGTGACGATGAGGCAGACGATGACGAAGACGCCATCTTGGAATCTGACAGTGAATTACACTCTATCGATGGCTTAGACTCGCATGGTTTAGGCGGTACATACGATGCTGTCGATTctgaggatgaagaagaaattccaGTTCTCTATAGAGAACAACTAATTACATTGGTCGGTAACGTTCGTGGTCGTTCTGCCATCATTTTAGATGATATGATTGATAGACCTGGTTCATTTATTAGTGCTGCCGAACATTTGGTGCAAAACTGTGGTGCCAAGAAGGTTTATGTTGTGGCTACTCACGGTATATTCACGGGAGACTGTTTGGAAGAACTTGAAAAGTCAGATGCTATTGACACAATCGTAGTCACGAACACATATCCTATTTCTGGCGAACGCTTAGCTGGGTCCAAGAAATTGGTCACTATCGATGTTTCTCCAATTTTCGCAGAATGCATCCGTCGTGATCATTACGGTGAGAGTATTTCCGTTTTATTTGACTCTTTAGCAGCCCTGTAA
- the RPL17A gene encoding 60S ribosomal protein uL22 (Ribosomal 60S subunit protein L17A~similar to YKL180W), which yields MARYGATSTNPAKSASARGSYLRVSFKNTRETAQAINGWELTKAQKYLDQVLDHQRAIPFRRFNSSIGRTAQGKEFGVTKARWPAKSVKFVQGLLQNAAANAEAKGLDATKLYVSHIQVNQAPKQRRRTYRAHGRINKYESSPSHIELVVTEKEEAVAKAAEKKVVRLTSRQRGRIAAQKRITA from the exons ATGGCTAGATACGGTGCTACTTCCACTAACCCTGCTAAATCCGCTTCTGCTCGTGGTTCCTACTTGCGTGTTTCTTTCAAGAACACCAGAGAAACTGCTCAAGCTATTAACGGTTGGGAATTGACCAAGGCTCAAAAATACTTGGACCAAGTTTTGGACCATCAAAGAGCTATTCCTTTCAGAAGATTTAACTCTTCCATCGGTAGAACCGCTCAAGGTAAGGAATTCGGTGTCACCAAGGCTAGATGGCCAGCTAAGTCTGTTAAGTTTGTTCAAGGTTTGTTGCAAAACGCTGCTGCCAATGCTGAA GCTAAAGGTTTGGATGCTACCAAATTGTACGTTTCTCATATCCAAGTTAACCAAGCTCcaaagcaaagaagaagaacttaCAGAGCTCACGGTAGAATCAACAAGTACGAATCTTCTCCATCTCACATTGAATTAGTTGTCactgaaaaggaagaagctGTCGCTAAGGCTGCTGAAAAGAAGGTCGTCAGATTGACTTCTAGACAAAGAGGTAGAATCGCCGCCCAAAAGCGTATTACTGCTTAa
- the COY1 gene encoding CCAAT displacement transcription factor COY1 (Golgi membrane protein with similarity to mammalian CASP~similar to YKL179C), with amino-acid sequence MDTSIYSHALDIWAKADLTNLQKELDADVIEIKDKETLSLNSRKSLATETKKFKKLEPEEKLNSVNKIIKQYQHEIDNLTQRSKFSEKVLFDVYEKLSEAPDPQPLLQSSLEKLGKVDDSKELKEKINYLEDKLAKYADYETLKSRLLDLEQSSAKTLAKRLTAKTQEINSTWEEKGRNWKEREADLLKQLTNVQEQNKALESKISKNIDIEGNGNKDGYPENNQKEVSTRIAEYNLVTQELETTQARIYQLEKRNEELSGALAKATSEAEKETELHAKELKLNQLESENALLSASYEQERKSTSHAINELKEQLNSIMAESESYKSELETVRRKLNNYSDYNKIKEELSALKKIEFGVNEDDSDNDTGSEEKNDNTIESSLLSANKKLQATLAEYRSKSTAQEEERTELKKSVDQLKQQITILEEANEKLETDLEKVENVGPHFNDAASMMSGVTRQMNNRTSHKISPTSSIIGIPEDGELTGNQSTILPIVTKQRDRFRSRNMDLEKQLRQGNSEKGKLKLEVSKLKGDNTKLYEQIRYLKAYNNSNTSTNQNPEGIDVESQYSRVYDESLHPMANFRQNELKHYKNKKLSALEKLFSSFAKVILQNKMTRMVFLFYCIGLHGLVFMMSMYVINISGYMTPEVGIVQSAKSSANTNGVLGGAENFAAGAGSVHGIN; translated from the coding sequence ATGGATACATCGATATATTCTCATGCCTTGGATATCTGGGCTAAGGCAGATTTAACgaatcttcaaaaagaattaGATGCTGATGTCATTGAGATTAAGGACAAAGAAACCCTGTCGTTGAACTCAAGAAAGTCGTTGGCCACTGAGActaaaaaatttaagaaaCTTGAACCTGaggaaaaattaaacagtgtgaataaaataattaaGCAATACCAACATGAAATTGATAACTTGACACAGAGATCAAAATTCTCTGAAAAGGTTCTATTTGATGTTTATGAAAAGCTCTCAGAGGCTCCTGATCCGCAACCCCTATTACAGAGTtcattggaaaaattgggCAAAGTTGATGATTCAAAGGAGctcaaggaaaaaataaactatCTAGAAGATAAATTAGCCAAATATGCCGATTACGAGACTTTGAAATCAAGGCTACTAGATCTGGAGCAAAGCTCTGCGAAAACGTTGGCAAAAAGACTGACTGCGAAAACTCAAGAAATCAATTCTACCTGGGAGGAAAAGGGTAGAAATTGGAAAGAGAGAGAGGCAGATTTGCTGAAACAATTAACAAATGTACAAGAGCAAAACAAGGCACTAGAGTCCAAAATATCTAAAAATATCGATATAGAAGGTAATGGAAACAAGGATGGTTATCCAGAAAACAATCAGAAAGAAGTATCTACAAGGATTGCTGAATATAATTTAGTAACCCAGGAGTTGGAAACTACGCAGGCTAGAATATATCAGTTAGAGAAAAGGAATGAGGAATTAAGTGGGGCTCTTGCAAAGGCAACTAGTGAggctgaaaaagaaaccgaGCTACATGCAAAGGAACTTAAACTCAACCAGCTAGAAAGCGAAAATGCATTGTTGAGTGCATCTTACGAGCAGGAACGGAAATCAACATCTCATGCTATAAATGAATTAAAAGAGCAACTGAATAGCATTATGGCAGAATCGGAATCCTACAAATCAGAGCTCGAAACTGTCAGAAGAAAACTAAATAATTATTCTGACTATAACAAGATAAAGGAAGAGCTTTCcgctttgaaaaaaattgaatttggGGTAAACGAAGATGATTCTGATAATGACACTGGatctgaagaaaagaatgatAATACTATCGAAAGCTCTTTATTATCTGCAAACAAGAAACTTCAGGCTACTCTGGCGGAATACCGCTCGAAAAGTACAgctcaagaagaagaacgtaccgaattgaaaaaatccgTAGATCAATTGAAGCAGCAGATAACTATTCTTGAAGaagcaaatgaaaaattagagaCGGATCTGGAAAAAGTAGAGAACGTCGGTCCTCACTTCAACGACGCCGCAAGTATGATGTCTGGTGTAACAAGACAAATGAACAATCGTACATCCCATAAAATTTCACCAACGAGCTCTATTATTGGTATTCCAGAAGATGGTGAACTTACTGGGAACCAATCAACTATTTTACCAATAGTTACTAAACAGAGGGACAGATTTCGTTCCAGAAATATGGATTTGGAAAAGCAACTAAGACAAGGAAACTCAGAAAAGGGCAAGCTCAAACTAGAAGTTTCCAAGCTGAAAGGTGATAATACGAAGCTTTACGAACAGATAAGGTATTTGAAAGCCTATAATAATAGCAATACCTCTACCAATCAAAATCCAGAAGGTATTGACGTGGAATCTCAATACTCAAGGGTGTACGATGAATCGTTACACCCTATGGCAAATTTTAGACAGAATGAATTAAAACAttacaaaaacaaaaaattatcagctttagaaaaattattctcCAGTTTTGCGAAAGTCATCTTGCAAAACAAAATGACAAGGATGGTATTCCTATTTTATTGTATCGGTTTACACGGACTCGTATTCATGATGAGCATGTATGTGATAAATATTAGTGGCTACATGACACCCGAAGTGGGTATAGTACAATCGGCAAAGTCTTCTGCAAATACCAACGGAGTACTGGGGGGAGCTGAAAACTTCGCAGCAGGCGCTGGTTCTGTTCATGGCATAAATTGA